Proteins from a genomic interval of Undibacterium parvum:
- a CDS encoding 3-ketoacyl-ACP reductase FabG2, with amino-acid sequence MSNENQQNSGNSVLVTGSSRGIGKAIALRLARDGYDIVLHCRSQRAEADAVADSIVALGRSVRVLQFDISQREETAAILLADVEQHGCYYGVVCNAGVARDNAFPAMSGEDWDIVLQTNLDGFFNVLNPLTMPLVRRRKPGRIVTLASVSGLIGNRGQVNYSAAKAGIIGASKALALELAKREITVNCVAPGLIETDMISDVPMEEALKLIPARRVGKPEEVAAVVSFLMSKDAAYVTRQVISVNGGMA; translated from the coding sequence ATGAGTAATGAAAATCAGCAAAACAGCGGCAATAGCGTCCTGGTCACCGGTTCTTCACGCGGCATAGGCAAGGCAATTGCTTTGCGGCTGGCACGCGATGGCTATGACATCGTCTTGCATTGCCGCAGCCAGCGCGCTGAGGCCGATGCGGTAGCGGACAGTATCGTGGCGCTGGGGCGCAGTGTGCGCGTATTACAATTTGATATTAGTCAGCGTGAAGAGACTGCCGCCATTTTATTGGCGGACGTCGAACAGCATGGCTGTTATTACGGGGTGGTCTGTAATGCCGGCGTGGCGCGTGACAATGCGTTTCCAGCGATGTCGGGCGAGGATTGGGATATTGTGTTGCAGACTAATCTGGATGGCTTTTTCAATGTGCTTAATCCGCTCACCATGCCTTTGGTGCGGCGTCGCAAGCCTGGCCGTATCGTCACCTTGGCGTCAGTCTCGGGCTTGATCGGTAACCGTGGTCAGGTCAATTACAGCGCTGCTAAGGCAGGTATCATCGGTGCCAGCAAGGCTTTGGCGCTGGAGTTGGCAAAACGTGAGATTACCGTCAATTGCGTGGCACCAGGTTTGATAGAGACCGATATGATCAGTGATGTGCCTATGGAAGAGGCGCTCAAGCTGATACCGGCAAGGCGCGTCGGCAAACCCGAAGAAGTGGCTGCCGTAGTGAGTTTTTTAATGAGTAAGGATGCTGCCTATGTGACCCGACAAGTGATCTCGGTGAATGGTGGCATGGCTTGA
- a CDS encoding ApeP family dehydratase: protein MSYPDLRELVPHSGPMVLLDKVLLADEESLSAEVTIRASSMFCDGSGVAAWVGVEYMAQAIAAHAGFLARQRGDAVKVGFLLGARRYQASTALFTLDSVLVVRITRLLQGENGLAAFECSIHDSAMLDGVALAHATITVFQPDDVAEFIQEM, encoded by the coding sequence ATGAGCTATCCCGATCTACGCGAGCTGGTACCGCATTCAGGGCCTATGGTCTTGCTGGATAAAGTGCTGCTGGCAGATGAAGAGAGTTTGAGTGCCGAAGTCACAATACGGGCCAGCAGTATGTTCTGCGATGGCTCTGGTGTGGCGGCTTGGGTCGGTGTCGAATATATGGCGCAGGCGATTGCCGCGCACGCCGGGTTTTTGGCCAGACAGCGCGGTGATGCAGTCAAAGTGGGTTTCTTGCTTGGCGCGCGACGTTACCAGGCCAGCACGGCGCTGTTTACGCTAGACAGCGTCTTAGTGGTGAGGATCACGCGCTTGCTGCAAGGCGAGAATGGTTTGGCGGCATTTGAATGTAGTATCCATGACAGTGCGATGCTCGATGGCGTCGCGCTGGCGCATGCCACCATCACCGTGTTTCAACCGGATGATGTCGCAGAATTTATACAGGAAATGTAG
- a CDS encoding beta-ketoacyl-ACP synthase, with product MLYLNHCGIVCALGNSTEQVKLRLFDSGTSGTSLTFSDAYSPGRVLALGCVAGTLPSMTALPITQRSRNNQLALAALAQIRPALDAAIARYGADRIGIVIGTSTSGVAGTESALRQYALEQTLPADFHYAQQEMGSPAAMLAAELGISGPAYVHSSACSSSAKAMASAARLIKMGLCDVVLTGGVDSLCAFTIAGFSALESVSSQVCNPLSANRNGINIGEGAALFLMSRAPAAVALCGWGESSDGHHMSAPDPAGGGARLAMTQALQRAGLQPEDIDYINLHGTATLQNDAMESRVIADIFGSTVWTSSTKPLTGHALGAAAALEAGLCWLALQEDNPEGYLPPHLWDGIPDPALPALKLALPSSRLGRTLRWAMSNSFAFGGSNASLLFGRVA from the coding sequence ATGCTGTATTTAAATCACTGTGGAATTGTCTGCGCACTCGGTAACAGCACCGAGCAGGTCAAACTGCGTCTGTTTGATAGCGGCACGAGTGGCACTAGTCTGACATTCAGCGATGCCTATTCGCCTGGCCGGGTCTTAGCGCTGGGTTGTGTCGCTGGCACATTGCCGTCTATGACCGCCTTGCCGATTACCCAACGCAGCCGGAATAATCAGCTGGCGCTGGCCGCGCTGGCACAGATCCGTCCGGCGCTCGATGCTGCAATTGCGCGTTACGGCGCAGACCGTATCGGTATTGTGATTGGCACCAGTACCTCTGGTGTTGCAGGTACAGAATCAGCATTACGGCAATATGCTTTAGAGCAAACTCTGCCCGCAGATTTTCATTATGCGCAGCAAGAGATGGGCTCGCCAGCGGCCATGCTGGCAGCAGAATTAGGTATCAGCGGCCCGGCCTATGTGCATTCCAGTGCTTGTTCATCGAGCGCCAAAGCGATGGCCAGCGCTGCGCGTTTGATCAAGATGGGCCTGTGCGACGTGGTGCTGACGGGCGGCGTTGATAGTTTATGCGCATTTACCATCGCCGGATTCTCAGCGCTAGAATCGGTGAGTAGCCAAGTCTGTAATCCGCTCAGCGCGAATCGTAATGGCATCAATATAGGCGAAGGTGCTGCCTTATTTTTGATGAGTCGCGCGCCGGCTGCGGTGGCACTGTGCGGCTGGGGCGAATCCTCAGATGGTCATCATATGTCGGCACCCGATCCGGCCGGTGGCGGTGCGCGTCTGGCCATGACGCAGGCCTTACAGCGCGCTGGCTTACAACCAGAGGATATCGATTACATCAATCTGCACGGCACTGCCACACTACAGAACGACGCGATGGAGTCACGCGTGATCGCCGATATTTTTGGCAGCACGGTGTGGACTAGCTCGACCAAACCTTTAACCGGGCATGCCTTGGGTGCTGCTGCGGCACTTGAGGCTGGTTTGTGTTGGCTGGCGCTGCAAGAGGATAATCCTGAGGGCTATTTACCCCCGCACCTCTGGGATGGCATTCCTGATCCGGCTTTACCAGCTCTCAAGCTGGCGCTGCCGAGTAGTCGTCTGGGGCGAACCTTGCGCTGGGCGATGAGTAATTCTTTTGCTTTTGGCGGCTCTAACGCAAGCCTCTTGTTTGGGAGAGTGGCATGA
- a CDS encoding DUF3261 domain-containing protein, with translation MYASIRRWLRLLALPALLALSACTSLTSQPNARLGLQLSPALLGQAISLQQHLKVERNGRIDELDAALEVDAEHLELVGLAFGQRVLSLHYDGNNLSSWRHVMLPAQVRAEDVLEDLQLCLWPADAISAALPAGWRVQDQGLRRSLYFSDTIVATIDYSGMPRWSGSIILNNLRYQYRLSIQSVASEP, from the coding sequence ATGTACGCCAGTATAAGACGCTGGCTGCGGCTGCTTGCGCTGCCAGCCTTGCTGGCATTGAGTGCTTGCACTAGCCTGACTAGCCAGCCAAATGCCAGACTGGGCTTACAATTGAGTCCGGCGCTGCTGGGGCAAGCTATCTCTTTGCAGCAGCACCTGAAGGTGGAGCGCAATGGCCGTATCGATGAACTCGATGCGGCGCTGGAAGTAGATGCTGAGCATCTGGAGCTGGTCGGTCTGGCCTTCGGTCAACGCGTGCTGAGCCTGCATTATGATGGCAATAATTTGAGCTCATGGCGACACGTGATGCTACCGGCGCAAGTGCGTGCTGAAGACGTCTTGGAAGACTTGCAACTCTGTCTGTGGCCTGCGGATGCCATCAGCGCTGCCTTACCGGCTGGTTGGCGGGTGCAGGACCAGGGTTTGCGACGTAGCCTGTATTTTTCCGATACCATCGTCGCGACCATAGACTACAGCGGTATGCCACGCTGGAGCGGTAGTATTATTTTGAATAATTTGCGTTACCAATACAGGCTCAGCATACAGTCTGTAGCCAGCGAACCTTAA
- a CDS encoding NAD(P)/FAD-dependent oxidoreductase yields MQKIETTDVLIIGAGPSGAVAAALLRQQGRAVLVLEREEFPRFSIGESLLPQSMEYLEQAGMLRAVVEAGFQFKNGAAFVHNGRYTDFDFRDKHSAGWGTTYQVQRGQFDHILAKEAERFGAEIRYRHEVKTVDLNDKPLVTVQDPDGKIYQVKAEFILDASGFGRVLPRLLKLETPSNFPVRGAIFTHIEDGITAGFDRNKIRVTVHPQHCNVWFWTIPFAGGRCSLGVVAETSFLERYQGSDTERLQAIVAEEPSLRELLANAKWDTPARQIVGYSANVASLWGKGYALLGNAGEFLDPVFSSGVTIAVKSAALAAAVLQRQFAGEQVDWQNEYGIPLRKGVDTFRAFVESWYAGGFQNIIFHEAQQPEIRRMISSILAGYAWDQSNPFVKETVRRLAALEVLCTPV; encoded by the coding sequence ATGCAAAAAATTGAAACTACTGATGTCTTAATCATAGGCGCAGGTCCCTCCGGTGCCGTAGCGGCAGCATTATTGCGTCAGCAAGGGCGCGCAGTGCTGGTGTTAGAACGGGAAGAATTTCCACGTTTCTCTATAGGCGAAAGCCTACTGCCCCAGAGCATGGAATATCTGGAACAGGCCGGCATGTTGCGTGCGGTAGTCGAGGCCGGTTTCCAGTTCAAGAACGGCGCTGCTTTTGTGCATAATGGGCGCTACACCGATTTCGATTTTCGCGATAAACATAGTGCGGGCTGGGGCACCACTTACCAGGTGCAACGCGGCCAGTTTGACCATATTCTCGCAAAAGAAGCTGAACGTTTCGGTGCCGAGATCCGCTATCGGCATGAAGTAAAGACGGTGGATTTAAATGATAAACCGCTGGTGACAGTGCAAGACCCTGATGGAAAAATTTATCAGGTAAAGGCCGAATTTATTCTCGATGCAAGCGGTTTCGGCCGCGTACTTCCGCGCCTGCTGAAGCTGGAAACACCGTCCAATTTCCCAGTACGTGGCGCTATTTTTACGCACATAGAAGATGGCATCACAGCGGGTTTTGACCGGAATAAAATCCGGGTCACGGTACATCCTCAGCATTGCAATGTCTGGTTCTGGACGATTCCCTTTGCAGGTGGTCGTTGTTCTCTCGGTGTCGTGGCTGAGACTAGTTTTCTGGAGCGCTATCAAGGTAGTGATACCGAAAGACTGCAAGCCATCGTGGCCGAAGAACCATCCTTGCGAGAACTTTTGGCCAATGCCAAATGGGATACGCCGGCACGCCAAATCGTGGGCTATTCTGCCAATGTCGCCTCGCTCTGGGGTAAGGGTTATGCGCTGCTAGGCAATGCCGGTGAATTTCTTGATCCGGTGTTTTCTTCGGGCGTGACCATCGCGGTCAAATCGGCCGCTCTGGCGGCGGCAGTATTGCAGCGCCAGTTCGCCGGTGAGCAGGTCGATTGGCAAAACGAGTACGGCATTCCGCTACGAAAAGGCGTCGATACTTTCCGTGCCTTCGTAGAATCCTGGTATGCAGGCGGCTTTCAAAATATCATTTTTCATGAAGCGCAACAGCCAGAAATTCGTCGCATGATTTCCTCTATTCTGGCCGGCTACGCTTGGGATCAGAGTAACCCCTTTGTCAAAGAAACAGTGCGCCGTCTGGCCGCGTTGGAAGTCCTATGTACGCCAGTATAA
- a CDS encoding MMPL family transporter, translating into MTKPRALAVIWALVVALLLAHNASLWLGQRIAPDTDILALLPVQERDPILQKSFTQMVDAAQQRVVVLVGAKDWADAKRAADAYAAVLRTRPDLIATMQLNEQNQADWLSKFQQHSLILMSSEQEAQLHSKPAQFWLDAALSKLYSPFAGPKLGAWRDDPFGLFAGWMQERAQETPVRPRDGHLFVANAEKQYVLLPLTLQVPAFSISAQQALLPLLAQAKASALLTVPATEVISAGVILHAAAAGEQASGEVSTIGLGSLLGIIVLMWFSFRSFKPIVLVMLSIAIGCLGSISLCWLFFERIHLLTLVFGASLIGVAQDYGLYFLCNRLTADPKLDSSQLLKSLMPGLLLTLLTTVIGYLGLALTPFPGLRQMALFSGLGLVFAWLTVVCWFPVLINAAALKSGALLRSNAALLRHWPLLRWNRASGLGFALFALVVAYGCARLGANDDIRLLQNSPAHLISDQLKLSKLLDAPTPVQFFLVRADTAEGVLQREESLRRKLDPLIAQHTISGYQAISNWVPSAQTQATRRSLLEQKLLGEGMVLSQLATQIGEDASWVSATRSHLLGASQLLTPEAFLQTPASEPWRHLWLGQNQGKGEYASIVALRGLSYADLPVLARAGSGLDGVQWVDKVAEISSVLGRYRAYMGWVVLASYLLVYGLMYPRYRRNTWRVLLPTALASLATLAIFGYAGQNLQLFHVLALMLLLGVGVDYGIFMQEQPDRRDATSWTTVGLSAASTILSFGLLGLSKTPALQAFGLTMLIGTAMVWLIVPIFGKEKTDAKN; encoded by the coding sequence TTGACGAAGCCGCGCGCTCTTGCCGTAATTTGGGCCTTGGTGGTGGCGCTGTTATTGGCACATAACGCCTCTCTGTGGCTGGGCCAGCGCATTGCTCCGGACACCGATATTCTGGCCTTGTTACCGGTGCAGGAACGCGATCCTATCTTGCAAAAATCATTTACCCAGATGGTCGATGCGGCGCAGCAGCGTGTCGTGGTACTGGTAGGAGCAAAGGATTGGGCCGATGCCAAACGTGCTGCTGATGCCTATGCAGCGGTGCTGCGTACTCGTCCTGATTTAATCGCGACCATGCAACTCAACGAGCAAAATCAGGCCGACTGGTTGAGTAAATTCCAGCAGCACAGCCTGATATTGATGAGTTCCGAACAAGAGGCGCAATTGCATAGTAAGCCAGCGCAGTTTTGGTTGGATGCCGCTCTGAGTAAGCTTTACAGTCCTTTCGCCGGACCAAAATTAGGTGCCTGGCGCGACGATCCCTTCGGCCTATTTGCCGGCTGGATGCAAGAGCGGGCGCAAGAGACCCCAGTACGTCCACGTGACGGACATCTGTTTGTAGCCAATGCCGAAAAACAGTATGTCTTACTGCCCTTAACTTTGCAGGTGCCGGCATTTTCGATTAGCGCACAACAGGCCTTGTTACCGCTGCTGGCGCAAGCCAAAGCGAGCGCCTTACTTACTGTGCCCGCCACCGAGGTGATTAGTGCTGGCGTGATTTTGCATGCGGCGGCGGCGGGTGAACAGGCCAGCGGCGAGGTTTCAACTATCGGTCTGGGCTCGCTGTTAGGCATCATCGTTCTGATGTGGTTCAGCTTTCGCTCGTTTAAGCCTATCGTCTTGGTGATGCTCTCTATCGCCATCGGTTGTCTCGGTTCTATCTCCTTGTGTTGGCTATTTTTTGAACGCATCCATTTGCTGACCCTGGTTTTTGGTGCCAGTCTGATCGGGGTGGCGCAAGACTATGGTCTGTATTTTTTGTGTAACCGCCTCACCGCCGATCCTAAGTTAGATTCCTCGCAACTACTAAAAAGTTTAATGCCGGGCTTATTGCTAACCCTGCTCACGACGGTGATCGGTTATCTGGGATTGGCGCTGACACCATTTCCCGGCCTGCGTCAGATGGCACTGTTCTCGGGACTAGGTCTGGTGTTTGCCTGGCTGACCGTGGTCTGCTGGTTCCCGGTATTGATCAATGCCGCTGCACTTAAGAGCGGCGCTCTGCTGCGTAGCAATGCGGCGCTCTTGCGTCATTGGCCCTTGCTGCGTTGGAATCGGGCTAGCGGCTTAGGTTTTGCGCTGTTTGCGCTGGTAGTGGCATACGGTTGCGCCCGTCTCGGTGCCAACGATGATATTCGGCTACTGCAAAATTCACCGGCGCATTTGATCAGTGACCAACTTAAACTAAGTAAGTTACTCGATGCGCCGACCCCGGTGCAATTCTTTCTGGTGCGCGCCGACACTGCTGAAGGCGTATTACAGCGTGAAGAAAGCTTGCGTCGCAAGCTAGATCCTTTGATTGCACAGCACACGATCAGCGGCTATCAGGCCATCTCGAATTGGGTGCCGTCGGCACAGACGCAGGCCACACGCCGCAGTTTACTGGAACAAAAACTGCTGGGTGAAGGCATGGTGTTGAGTCAATTGGCGACACAAATCGGTGAAGACGCTAGTTGGGTCAGCGCTACCCGCAGCCACTTGTTAGGCGCAAGTCAGTTACTCACGCCTGAGGCCTTTCTGCAAACGCCTGCCAGCGAGCCATGGCGGCATTTGTGGCTGGGGCAAAACCAGGGCAAGGGTGAATATGCCAGCATCGTTGCCTTACGTGGTTTGTCGTATGCTGATCTGCCTGTGCTGGCGCGGGCAGGCAGCGGGCTAGATGGCGTGCAGTGGGTCGATAAGGTTGCCGAAATTTCTTCGGTGCTGGGACGTTATCGCGCGTATATGGGCTGGGTGGTGTTGGCCTCGTATCTACTGGTGTATGGCTTGATGTATCCGCGCTACCGGCGCAATACCTGGCGCGTGCTTTTGCCCACCGCTTTGGCGAGTTTAGCCACGTTGGCAATCTTTGGCTATGCGGGGCAAAATCTGCAGTTATTTCATGTGCTCGCCTTGATGCTATTACTCGGGGTCGGGGTGGACTATGGCATCTTTATGCAAGAGCAGCCCGATCGACGCGATGCGACTTCCTGGACGACGGTCGGCTTGTCGGCAGCCAGCACCATACTCTCTTTCGGTTTATTGGGTCTGAGTAAAACCCCCGCATTGCAGGCCTTCGGCCTGACCATGCTAATAGGAACTGCCATGGTATGGCTGATCGTACCGATTTTTGGAAAAGAAAAGACAGATGCAAAAAATTGA
- a CDS encoding outer membrane lipoprotein carrier protein LolA yields MTLKQLFISMAVMSAALPTFAAAPVAKIQSMLAKPAILCGRFDQSKQLTGIKKPLASNGRFCVVAGKGVLWRTLQPFPNTLRLTREEIVHFQGDRVAMRLDAKQEPTVRMINSVLFSLLSGDLAQLENLFEVEGSADQHSWKVALKAREPALAKAIGAISLDGAAYVKNISINEASGDRSHIVFSAIQTGETAMLAEEAALF; encoded by the coding sequence ATGACACTCAAACAGCTGTTTATTAGTATGGCCGTGATGAGCGCCGCACTGCCTACGTTTGCTGCGGCACCAGTGGCCAAGATACAGTCTATGTTGGCGAAGCCGGCGATTTTATGCGGAAGATTTGATCAGAGCAAACAACTCACCGGTATTAAAAAACCGCTGGCATCGAATGGGCGTTTTTGTGTGGTGGCAGGTAAGGGCGTCTTGTGGCGCACGCTGCAACCGTTCCCGAATACTCTGCGTCTGACGCGGGAAGAGATCGTGCATTTTCAGGGTGACCGAGTCGCCATGCGTCTGGATGCCAAACAAGAACCAACCGTGCGTATGATCAATAGCGTGCTGTTCTCGCTGTTGTCGGGTGATCTGGCGCAACTGGAGAATTTGTTTGAAGTAGAAGGCAGTGCCGATCAACATAGTTGGAAGGTTGCGCTCAAGGCACGCGAGCCTGCCCTGGCTAAGGCGATTGGTGCCATCAGCCTGGATGGTGCTGCTTACGTTAAAAATATCTCTATCAATGAGGCTAGCGGCGACCGTAGTCACATCGTGTTTTCTGCGATACAAACTGGCGAGACTGCCATGTTGGCAGAAGAAGCGGCGCTATTTTGA
- a CDS encoding acyl-CoA thioesterase, with product MRKPATSSRWWAEIEMQVQFFDLDPMEIVWHGNYVKYLEVVRCALLDKIAYNYLEMKNSGYAWPVIDLQLRYVGPAKFGQILTLRADLVEWENRLKIDYLISDKASGKRLTRASTTQVAVAIDSGEMCFVSPPVLFEKLGVKLQ from the coding sequence ATGCGTAAGCCGGCAACCTCTAGTCGCTGGTGGGCAGAAATCGAGATGCAGGTGCAGTTCTTTGATCTCGACCCTATGGAGATAGTTTGGCACGGCAATTACGTTAAGTATTTGGAAGTAGTGCGTTGTGCTTTGCTGGATAAGATCGCTTACAACTATCTGGAAATGAAAAATTCTGGATACGCCTGGCCAGTGATAGACCTGCAGTTGCGCTATGTAGGACCGGCCAAATTTGGTCAGATTTTGACTCTGCGAGCCGACCTGGTCGAATGGGAAAACCGCTTGAAGATAGACTATCTGATCAGCGATAAGGCGAGCGGCAAGCGACTGACACGCGCCAGCACTACTCAGGTTGCGGTAGCGATCGATAGTGGCGAAATGTGCTTTGTTTCGCCGCCGGTCTTGTTTGAAAAATTAGGAGTTAAGTTGCAATGA